From Stegostoma tigrinum isolate sSteTig4 chromosome 4, sSteTig4.hap1, whole genome shotgun sequence, a single genomic window includes:
- the smim8 gene encoding small integral membrane protein 8: MSSSPNPTDTKTEYPKSAGYKSPGLRGIRTTNLFRAVNPELFIKPNKPVMAFGLLTITLCVSYIAYLNATAENKADLYEAIDSEGTRYMRQKTSKWE, encoded by the exons ATGTCCTCTTCACCTAACCCAACTGATACCAAGACAGAATATCCAAAAAGTGCTGGTTACAAAAGTCCAGGACTGAGAGGAATCCGAACCACCAATCTCTTTcgagctgttaatccagagctCTTCATTAAACCT AATAAACCTGTGATGGCTTTTGGACTGCTGACCATAACTCTATGTGTGAGCTATATTGCTTATTTGAATGCCACAGCAGAAAACAAGGCAGATTTGTATGAAGcaattgacagtgaaggaacaagaTACATGAGACAAAAGACTTCAAAGTGGGAATGA